From uncultured Desulfobacter sp.:
GTTGGGTACGGATAACCGCTGAAAGCATCTAAGCGGGAAGCCAACTTCAAGATTAGATATCCCATCGTAAGACTGAAGACCCCTTGAAGACTACAAGGTTGATAGGCTGGGTGTGTAAGCATGGCAACATGTTGAGCTTACCAGTACTAATAGGTCGTGAGGCTTAGCCACTTTTTTCCACGAATAAATTTAGATACTTTGATGTTAAAACAACTGTTTACTACAACAGATTACATATTTGGACCCATGGGACGTTTCATGTGAAACATTCTGAAGTTCCAGGTCCGACCAGTGTAACCGGTGGCGATGGCGAAGAGGCCACACCCGTACCCATCTCGAACACGGAAGTTAAGCTCTTTAGCGTCGATGGTACTGCATGGGAGACTGTGTGGGAGAGTAGAACGCCGCCGGTTCTTTTTTAAAAAGCCCTGATCAAGATATTCTTGGTCAGGGCTTTTTGTTTTTTCTGGGTCAGGAGGCGCTAATGGATTCAAAGGATTGGAAATGCAAAACTCAGTATGTCCTTTTTATCTTGATCACGGATCTATTTTTTGCCATTAATAGAAAGTAAGGGGAAAAACTACGGTAACAGGTGACCATGAAAATGTCCGGCAAGCGGTCCGAAACAAGTTGATACCATTGTGAACCACAATGCTGTGGGTAACTTATACTGCCCAAAATTTTATGCAAGGTTGAGATTTAATGAAGATCTTACATATTTTAAGCCAGATGCCGGATTTTACAGGGTCCGGAAAAACCGTACAGGCCGTTATCCGGCAGGCCCGGGCCAAGGAGCATGAGAATTTCCTGGTCGCCGGGGTGCAGGACGGTTTCAAGCCTGATTCTTCCCTGATATACCGGGAGCGCACCTGTTTTCTTGAGTTCAACGGCAGGGATCTGGATTTCCCCCTGCCGGGCATGAGCGATGTCATGCCCTATCCAAGCACGGTATTTTCTTCCATGACCCCTGGGCAGTTGGCCGCCTATGAGGCTGGGTTTGAAACCCTCCTGATTCGGGCCGGAGCGCAATTTAAGCCGGACATTATCCATAGCCATCACCTTTGGATTGTTTCCAAAATCGCCCGCAGGGTTTTTGAAGGAATTCCCATGGTGACCTCCTGCCACGGCACCTGTCTGCGCCAGTTTGCCCTCTGCCCGGGCCTTGGACAGGCAGTGCAGGCCGGTGTATCCGGGATTGACGCCATCCTCTGCCTCAGCCGGCACCAGAAAGAAGAGATCCGATCCATCCACAAGGTTGACCTGGAAAAGCTGCATGTCGTAGGCGGCGGATTTGACAGGGATCTTTTTTTCCCCAGCCCCAAGCCTGACAAGGGGCCGGTTCAGATAGTCTATGCCGGAAAGCTGAGCCGGGCCAAAGGGGTGCCCTGGCTGCTGAGATCCTTACAACAGGTGCAGCAGGCAGACTTCAGGCTGCATCTGGCCGGCTCCGGCAGCGGGGAGGAATTTCACGAAAGTCTGGCGCTTGCAGCCCAATTCGGCAAAAAGGTGAAGGTTCACGGTCCCCTTTCCCACAGGAAGCTAGCCGATTTGATGCGCAAATCTCACCTTTTTGTGCTGCCCTCATTTTTTGAAGGCCTGCCCCTGGTGCTGATGGAGGCCCTGTCCTCAGGATGCCGTCTGCTGACCACGGATCTGCCGGGTGCCTGTGAGATCCTGGGGGATCATCTGTCCGATATGGTGGATCTGGTCAGACTGCCGCCGCTGGAAACAGTAGACACCCCTTTTGACAGGGACTGGCCGGCCTTGGAAAGAGATCTGGCCCAGGCCCTGGACCGGGTGATCCGGAAAGCAGCCGCCTGCAGGCAGCCGGATCTTGCCCAGGCGGATAAGATTTTCCAGGCCTATACCTGGGGGAAGGTCTTTTCACGGATGGAGTCGGTGTACAAGCAGGTTTCTCGCTAAAACCGGACAGCAATGGCTGCGATATCGTCATGGCACTTGAACCGGGGAAAGGCGAGGCAATGGGGATCTTTTTCTTCCTGGCTGCGGATCATCTGTTTTAGCCCTTCCAGGCCCAGGTTCAGGTAGGTCCTGACAAGATCGGTGAAATCCTTGTGCGGTTCCGGTTCAGGCTGGGGGATGGACAGACCGTCGGTAAAGATCAGAACATGGGCCACCCGGTCCAGGGGCTCCTCTCCCTGATTCAGGAATGCTTCAGCAGCTTTTTCGCCATTAAGCACCCCATAGGTAATGTTCATGCCTGAACGGACCTTGCTGATCTGGTGGGCCATTTTTCCGCGCATGAGATCTATGACCTGTTGCTGGTCTGCCTGATGGCCGTCTTCCTGGAACCTATGTGCCTTTCCGGCTCCGGGCAGATGGGTGCGGGCCAATTCCTTCCACAGGGTCAGGGTCTCATGGTCATGGTCTTCCCGGTCCACCAGAACCCTGTGGCTGCCGTCCTCGTAGATAAAAATGATTACGGCATCCCCGGTCTGGACCCATTCCAGGGACTGATCCTTGAGGCGTACAACCGCCGCACTGGTGCACCAGAGATTTTCCTTTTTTGAGGTGTCCACCCCGTTAGAAACCATCTGCGCCATAATCGCATCGTTGGCCTGGCAGGCCAGCTGGTTCAGGGGGAAATGGTTCATTTTAAATACTGCGCCGGCCGTGCGGGAGGCAATGGTGCCCCCGGTCCGGTCCTGGCCGAATTTTTGGCTGTTCAGGCTGGTTGCCCCGTCAAAGACCCCGAGGATATTATCCTGGATCACCAAAAAGTCTTCGTTCTGAATGGCGGTTCCCTTTTCAAGGATGGTCTGGATCTCTATTTTCGGATAATGTTTTATTTCCATTGGATAATTATAAAAACGGAAAATTTTCTGTCAAAAAGATAATATCGATCCGGATTGGAG
This genomic window contains:
- a CDS encoding glycosyltransferase family 4 protein, which encodes MKILHILSQMPDFTGSGKTVQAVIRQARAKEHENFLVAGVQDGFKPDSSLIYRERTCFLEFNGRDLDFPLPGMSDVMPYPSTVFSSMTPGQLAAYEAGFETLLIRAGAQFKPDIIHSHHLWIVSKIARRVFEGIPMVTSCHGTCLRQFALCPGLGQAVQAGVSGIDAILCLSRHQKEEIRSIHKVDLEKLHVVGGGFDRDLFFPSPKPDKGPVQIVYAGKLSRAKGVPWLLRSLQQVQQADFRLHLAGSGSGEEFHESLALAAQFGKKVKVHGPLSHRKLADLMRKSHLFVLPSFFEGLPLVLMEALSSGCRLLTTDLPGACEILGDHLSDMVDLVRLPPLETVDTPFDRDWPALERDLAQALDRVIRKAAACRQPDLAQADKIFQAYTWGKVFSRMESVYKQVSR
- a CDS encoding protein phosphatase 2C domain-containing protein, with protein sequence MEIKHYPKIEIQTILEKGTAIQNEDFLVIQDNILGVFDGATSLNSQKFGQDRTGGTIASRTAGAVFKMNHFPLNQLACQANDAIMAQMVSNGVDTSKKENLWCTSAAVVRLKDQSLEWVQTGDAVIIFIYEDGSHRVLVDREDHDHETLTLWKELARTHLPGAGKAHRFQEDGHQADQQQVIDLMRGKMAHQISKVRSGMNITYGVLNGEKAAEAFLNQGEEPLDRVAHVLIFTDGLSIPQPEPEPHKDFTDLVRTYLNLGLEGLKQMIRSQEEKDPHCLAFPRFKCHDDIAAIAVRF